In Zingiber officinale cultivar Zhangliang chromosome 9B, Zo_v1.1, whole genome shotgun sequence, the genomic window GTTCCTTTAGAAATTAAAAAAGAAcactttttgaaaaattcaatggTTCTAGGGTTTCTGCAGCATAGGTTGGGGAATCGATCGATCTGAATTCTATCATGGGAACCCTTCGACTCTTACTCGATCAATCGTTTGTTAAAAACATTCTATGTTCCGGCAGAACCGATTTTGGTTTAAAATCTTTATATGTCTGTTAAAAATCGTATTTTTCCTCGGCAAAGCCATTTTGCTTCTGTGAATTTCAACATGATTCTTTCTTAGCCCTCTTTATCTGACTTTGAAGCTACTTTCTAATTCACGCAGGCTTGTGGTTTATAGCTGGGGCGAGGGAGtcatattttaaaataagatatcatcattttaggtcattgaCATCCATAATCATGAGTTATGTGCTACGGGGAAGCAGGATTGGCGTCGAAACTGGATTGCCAAGATTTATTCAAGATAGGCGATTAACAGTATTCCTCTTTGACTTACCTGTTTGCAGTTTCAAGCTACCATGTTTGCTAATCAATAATGCTTGTCGGATGCCTTTTTTTGTTGATTCGGTGATAGCGTATGCAGGCGGGCGTTCGACCTGTTAATAACAATTCCATGGCTTTTCTCTTGACGGGTATGCCTTGAGTTTCCGGTGAAATTTGTCTGTACTTAAATTTCCAGTTTCACTTAAACATATCCTTCTGATTTGTTGCTCATGTTTTCATACTCCAGTCCTTGTGCTCTTCATGATACTAAATTCACATCAGATGTCACCCAACTTTCTGGTAGTTTTCTATCTGGTGTTCTGCATGATTGCTGTGATTTGTGTTGGTATTATCTTAAATCTATTTTCTCTGGGTTAGATTTGGCTTCTCTTGGTGGTGTTTCTGATGGTCACAAGCCTTAGGATGTATGCAACGTGCCAGCAGCTTCAGGCTGAAGCCCATGCTCATGCTGCTGCTGCTAGTGGTTTGCTTGGGCACACAGAGCTGCGATTGCATGTTCCACCATCCATTGCCCTTGCTACAAGAGGGAGGTTACAGAGCCTCAGACTCCAACTTGCCCTTCTTGACCGAGAATTTGATGATTTAGGTACAGGTTTATGGATaatgttattttcttatcatgATTGCTTATTTTCATGTTGTTAAAGCTTCGAGAATTTGCTCTATCCAGACTATTCCTTTCTGTTTGCTCTAATGTCTGCCTTATTCATTCTTGCATGTGTTgttttttattgaaaaatttgCTATCTTAAACATCTGTCTCCATTATCTTTCAGATTATGATGCCTTAAGAGCATTGGATTCGGATAATCCTCCAGATGTTCCTTCAATGACTGAGGAAGAGATCAATTCTCTTCCTGCACACAAATACAAGGTCTTGTCTGGTGAAGGATCTAACTCTGGATGGAAGAggcaagtttattttattttgtttttttatgtgTCTTTACATGTCCCATAGGTATCTGTTAAATCAATCAACTACTTTGATTCTTCCTGACAGCAATGGATCATCGTTCCAACaggcatcatcttcttccatAACTACAAGTGAGGTAATCCTTTACATGATATTAATCATTTATGTTCAGAATGCTTTATGGTTCTCTCTTCCTTAATTTAAAATGAACTAGATTTATATGGTATTATCATTTTTGCATCAACTTGACACCTCATTTCTAATCCATGCATTAACTTGTCAACTATATCTGAGGGGCTTGTCGTACAATAATTCATGTGAATTAACACAAAAAAGTAGACAAAATAGTTCATTCATAACAATGTGAAAGTTTAGATGCATTGTGAGGTTGACATTATAAAACAAATATGTAGTTTCTGAAATACTTCATGATGGAGCTTTAACTCCATCTGACTCTTCGGCTTTCAGATTTGCCTTTTTGCTTCTCAAGGTTCAGGTTTGAATTGTCATTAAATTGTGACGTGTTCTATTGCtatcttaaaaatcttttccttatgTGTTGGAAACTTTTGATTGTATCTCATCTCCTGCTTTCTTGTGGATATTATATTTTGAATTGATTAAAAAAGACACTCATTCAAAGAATTCTGATACAGGATTTATATCTGGTACCAATTATTGGAATATAGGCCCCTGCACTATAAGAgattaacaaataaatattttttttatcctttATATTAATGAACCTGCATACTCGATCATTAATTAGCAAGTAGAGAAGGAAGATGAATACTTTGCTGAACAAGTGAAGCTTGAAATTCTTTGGAACAAATCTTTCTGGCAAAGGAATGCATATAAATTTATAACTAAAATCTGCTGTTTCTTTAGTGGATTCTGCAGTttgtcaaagaaaaaaaaatcctttagtTGTTGGAGTAGCTATTAACTTATCAATTGAGAGATTTGTCACAACCATAGGGAACTAAATTCTTCGACGGTTCATTTACTCCATGTCTCCAAATCACCATTGTGAATTTATTTGACTACTAAATTTCACTTGGCTTCTCATATCTGCAAGCTTGCTCGATAaggttttttctttttttttttgggagaaatttattaaatttgtAATCCAAGAATTTAGGCCTTGTTTATTTGGGGAATTTTGTTGGTTTTTGCCGAAAGCACTCCACTTTTGGAGGATATAAAAGGAAATCCCTTGATTACTTGCGGTGAATGTGTAGAAGAGAGATCCACACTTTAATCAAGGTTTTACCATATTTCCTTTCTGTCCCTTCTACGAAACCACTCCTTCCTTTCCATTTTGTTCTTTTCATTCGACACAAGTAAACAAATGTTAGTTAATTAGATCGAAAAGCAAAATGGTCATTGATGATAAATGTACAATGGATACAAGACTAATGCTTCTAAAGAACACACCTTTCACTGAATTTTCTCTGAATTTATTACTTGCTTGTAATCCAATATTTGCATAAGATAACAAATAGGGATAGGTCATATACGCCCCTGGTAAAAATATGAACTCTTCTGCTTAGTTGGACTATTCTTGCTCAGattttttctaattatattcCATCCTACTGATTACCAGTCTAACAAAACTTTGCAATTGATAGCAGAAAAGGTTGGAAAGTGGGAAATTAAATGGAAATTTTAATTCTCAAGAAGATGAACTGACATGCAGTGTTTGCTTGGAGCAAGTCAATGTGGGAGAAACAGTACGGAGCTTACCGTGCTTGCATCAGGTTACAGTTTCTGTTTCACCTCAGATTCAATTGCATTTTTATCTAATTGGAAAATGATGCTCGTCCTCAATCTCACAAAGGTTGTGTGCATGTTTTAAAACTTCAGAATTTCTGATGTTTTCTCCTGTGATTCTTTGAGCTTTAACATGCATCAAATGTCAAATCTTGAGATGTGTCTGTTCTCCATTGGAGTTGGTATTGTTGTTGAGGTTATAATCTACAGGACATCTTCAGGTCTGTTCTtccatattccttgtttcatcgAACTGCCATGTTGACACCAAACTTCTAAGGATCCAAATGACAATTTGACTCACTGGCAGAGACATCGGTAGGTAGCCTAGCATCCATTTCAGGCTGCACCATAGATGTCACAAGGTGGTGACAGCATATGAGGCAGGTTAAACATAAGAGTTTTGTGCTTCTAACCACATTGCCATATCATCCCTGACAAAACCACCCCCCACTCGCTCAACTTTGTTTATCCAACAGAATCAAGGTTTTTTTAGGTCATCATAGAATCAACTTCTTTTTTGTAAGACACTACTTTGAAATTCCTCTCCTGATCAATTTAGCTGTTGAAATTTCTCATGAACTATAGTCTTTTCCTCTGCATGCTAAATTATTGTATTTCCTCTTGCAGTTTCATGCAAATTGCATTGACCCGTGGTTGCGCCAACAAGGTACATGCCCCGTATGCAAGCACAAAGTGAATTCAGCATGGCATATGACTGGCGAGGATGCAACGGACATGGTCTAGCTTGTTATTCTTCTGCAGTTATATATACCAAGCATAGAGCCTGTCCGGGTGCTGCCGGAGCTGGACTAACAGTGCATGTCCTAAATTGTTAGAAAGCCCGACTAGTTCGAACTCAATTTGCAATATGTCAACCTAGTGGTTCAGTGTATATGATCACTGATGTAAACAAATGAAACCTCTTTATTCGACTGTATTTTGTGGGTATACTGGTGTATCTTAGATTCTCAGATTagaatttttcttattttcttgaaGTTGGAAGGAATGAGAAAGCACAAATGGAGGAAGAAGTTATTGAATTTATCGGTATGTCTTCCTCCTACataatctttttaattttttttttccctcaACGAATTGATGTATTTAGATGTTCTGCAAAATTGTTTTGTAAATGCTAAAGGATTAATGGCCTCTCTATATGTATAAAGAGGCGTACTCGAAGCTATTGTAAGAAAACTTACTTTGGCTTTCAAATAGAACTTGTATTATTCGATGTTGCAATATCATTGCTACATGATGTCTTAGTAGTCgtattgaatttaaatttaaaggggGAAAAAAATCTCAAGAGTATTTATCATTTATAAAATGGGGCATTTCATTTCCAATGAAAGTCACATGGATCATTTAACATGAATTATCTAAAATATCCTTGTATTTTTTAATCACTCGTTGTGTAGTAATTATTATAATGTATGAAAATTAGATGTTAGCTTCTAAATATGTAGAAGTTAATTGTTCACTTGTCtttatatcatttttaatctgattaaaataatatttgaatGAGTAAAATAATTGATGGAAATTTGATGACATTTATTGTATTTTAAATGAATGTCTTATCATAGACAATCCTATAAAAACTAATATGTAATCTCTACGCGTTATAAAAGTTAGCATGTAATTTTTATTGTTGGATCGCGTGGCCGATTAAAAAGGGGGGAGGGGTTTAATAGTCCTAAAACAAAGACAAACATAAAATGTCCTTctcaaacttataacttaaacacttgcataaaattgaaagtaataaattaaaagaagagatTAACAGACTTGATTTAGTTAgaaccggggaggttattaatccaagaaatgAATCATATACTAAAAAGATTtcctttaggtggagaagcctcttacagtagtgaaagtGAACAAAAAATCTAAACTAGAAATAGAAGCTGACAAATGTTGTATTGCTAATTGTTGTTCTAttgtgaagcttctggaccaaggctatatttatagccttggtcggggcgcctcgcctgaaagggtttcaggcgcctgggaggggataaaactttatccccgaccCGGCAGTCAACGTTCACATcgatattgataaacttgaggttccgagcgcccgaagtccgagcgcctggacccttaaagtcaaccttgttgactttttcggtctgggccctctactccggttcagctcgcctcggtccaagtattctgctccggctccactcgcttgggtgatctcggccatccggaatagggctcactcgaacccaacttcctgccttctcgagcaaccttccgctccgacttctcgtccctcggaaacgccacgcgcctccttctcgtccgcctgcatactcttccgcaacacctcgtccctcggacgcaccgagcccctcggttctctcccgtgccgtccttcttgctaggcacgtcttttgctcgactctttgtgctcctaagctcctgcacacttagacataaggttaaaataccacaggacctaacttaacttgttgatcgcatcaaaacaaccttggggttccaacaatctccccctttttaatgtgagcaatcTAAGTTAAGATAGgataaatagacataaaagtaaaacaaataatattacaataaagtgcaaaaataaaaaattgtaagctacctccctctagactttaacattttccttctcccttttgatcacataaaaaatggggtaccaagagaaaatctaagggtaataattttgAACACTTGAAAATCTTGAAActttatttcaatactttttagaaaaaaattctaagtaaaaaaaaattcaaataaaaaaaaatctaggttaaaaaaattctaagtttagataattttacaaaaaatattctagaaaaaaatttctaaaattttgcaagtataaatatttttgagaatttacAAACGAATTGAGTAAcgtttttaaagtattatttaatttcaatttaatgtttttcagttagtcaattaaattttttatttcaatacttggcttccaagCAGTAGTGAGGTACTAGGTCtttttggttattagagcaataatcactttctagacaaactctcataaagaaattaaatgtttaattttctcgctgaaagcactAAGTCTAACTAAAGTTTTTAGATTAAACAAGATTTTAGAACTTAAAATCCAggcaactggattaattaaaaatttcttagggacgtatttctttaaaatattcctaatttgtcccttgtgatatctataatactaaTTTAAATTAGTGAATTTTCTAAAGCTTGTATTTGAtaaacatgtatgatttttcaaattatctacttgttttttcaaattttcattttctaattttactttgtctaactcttctaatAGGTAAGATTtaactagaattaattttaaatttttaatctctttttcaaatttacagcaatctttagttaacaatttaacgaacttaaataatttatcggaatgaatagatcgtacctgacttaccttgtcgatctcgttatctgtatctccccctgaattgctgctttcttccgacgtagctcccccttcatcaatgctctcgatgctcatttcggacgagcctGAATCATAGCCCTCGTCtcgatgacttgccattaatgcaagtctgaAAAAATCTCGActttcgattcggacgacgtatcgtcccacgtcacttTTAGTGTCTTGAATTTGTTTAGTTGGacagacttctttcctttgtccttgtttaTTAGcctggggcagttgtccttaacgtacccttcttcgttgcagtggtaacatcaaattgtccttttctttctaccctgcggatggttagatttacataatttcttaaagcaccttaccatcattaccaattcctcatcgtcgagagaagactctaaCTCAAGTTCGTCTtttgatgctttgagggcgacgttgtgctTCGTCTCCTTCgtatctgcacatctcgattcatgcacttcaaatgtggaaaataattcttctaaggaaatagtttctaagtccttagatatataaaaagcatctactagaaGGGGGGAGTAAATAaccctaaaataaacacaaacacaaaatacctttctcgaacttataacttaaacacttgcataaaattggaagtaataaactaaaagaagagactCATatacttgacttggttacaaccggggaggttgttaatctaagtaATGAATCACATACTAAAAAGATccccttcaggtggagaagtctcttacaacagtgaaagcgcaaaaaaaaaaaaagaatataaactagaaatagaagctcacaagtgttgtattacTAATTGTTGTTCTGttgtgaagcttctggaccaaggttatatttatagccttggtcggggcgtctggaagggttccaggcgcctgggaggggatacaACTTTATCCCCGACTCGACGGTCAACATCCACGTtgatattgataaacttgagaTTTTGAGCAcccggactccgggcgcccggaataggtCGGGGTGCCCGGacgttgactttttcgatccgggccctctgctccggtttagctcatctcggtccgggtcttttgctccggctccattcgtttgggtgatctcgaccatccggaatagggctcacccgaacctaacttcttgccttctaaagcaaccttccactccgacttctcgtccctcggaaacgtcgcgcgcctccttctcgcctgcccgcatactcttccgtagcagctcgtccctcggatgcactgagtccgtcggctctctcccatgtcgtccttctcgctagctgcgtcttttgctcgactcttgtactcctaagtccctgcacacttagacacaaggttaaaacactacatgacataacttaacttgttgattacatcaaaataacTTTGGGGTTTCAACATCTATATGTAGAAATTAATTGTTAACTTCTACGATAGATATTTtttatatcattttgattttatttatctaaattataacttgattaaaataatattttaaagagTAAAATAATCGATAAAAACTATATGATACTCATTAATTATAATCGATGGTATAAAAGCTAACaaatattttctatatttatAGAAATTGGTGGCTAACTTCTACACAATTAAATGATAAGATAATTTGAATATTTCATGTTAAATATGGTGTTCACTTGATTTTAATTGAAAATAAGATACTAACGATTTTGTAAATGATTCGCACTTTTTAATTTTTAcccaatttaaattataattttatgtatatttaaaaattgatttttaaaatattcttaccATTTACTTTTTTCTCCGCTTTTACTAAGAGGGATCTCCAATATAAAATTTGtgagagatttttaaaataaaaaaaattgaataaaaaagtttaaaactattatagatatgAGGTTTGAGATTTATAGTTTAAAAGTAATAGTGAAAAttcaaatatgtttttttatattaaattaatatatatatatatatggagttGTGTAATTAGCTGCTATCaattatattataaaaaaattcttttaaaattttaatcattgtagatgttttaacaaaattttttaatattgacataacatattaaaattataatttttttttttttttcatttagagcttttagatgccctagaaaaaCAATTTGTTATATTATGTACCCATCCACATAGCCTGTCACGGGGAATACGGACTCTAGTGTGTTCCATGTCGGGCCCATTAGAATTTACGCAATAGATTTGCAGGTACTTTGTGGGTAGAATGAAGGAGTTCCGTTTGAAAATTCTATATAAAGTTCTGCCCTAATTTTACTGCCTCTTCCGTTCGCTGGTGTTTTTGCGCCGGCAGCGGACTCGAGACGCGTTGACTGTTGATTCGAGATACGTTTGACATCCCGTTTGGGGAGGTCTGTGGGATCGAATTGTTGATGGGCTCTAAAGATGAGAAGCCGACTGGTGGAGGCTTGTTCTCCTCCATCACGTCTAGCGTTCGGAATTGGGGCAGTGCGATGCAGCGATCAGTCAACGGGTATGAATCCTTTCACCACTATCTAATTTTCTGTTGCCTGTAGGAGCAAGTTTCATGAGCTTAATTCGTAATG contains:
- the LOC122024048 gene encoding E3 ubiquitin-protein ligase SDIR1-like isoform X7 is translated as MSYVLRGSRIGVETGLPRFIQDRRLTRMQAGVRPVNNNSMAFLLTVLVLFMILNSHQMSPNFLIWLLLVVFLMVTSLRMYATCQQLQAEAHAHAAAASGLLGHTELRLHVPPSIALATRGRLQSLRLQLALLDREFDDLDYDALRALDSDNPPDVPSMTEEEINSLPAHKYKVLSGEGSNSGWKSNGSSFQQASSSSITTSEKRLESGKLNGNFNSQEDELTCSVCLEQVNVGETVRSLPCLHQFHANCIDPWLRQQGTCPVCKHKVNSAWHMTGEDATDMV
- the LOC122024048 gene encoding E3 ubiquitin-protein ligase SDIR1-like isoform X5; translated protein: MGLWFIAGARESYFKIRYHHFRSLTSIIMSYVLRGSRIGVETGLPRFIQDRRLTRMQAGVRPVNNNSMAFLLTVLVLFMILNSHQMSPNFLIWLLLVVFLMVTSLRMYATCQQLQAEAHAHAAAASGLLGHTELRLHVPPSIALATRGRLQSLRLQLALLDREFDDLDYDALRALDSDNPPDVPSMTEEEINSLPAHKYKVLSGEGSNSGWKSNGSSFQQASSSSITTSEQKRLESGKLNGNFNSQEDELTCSVCLEQVNVGETVRSLPCLHQFHANCIDPWLRQQGTCPVCKHKVNSAWHMTGEDATDMV
- the LOC122024048 gene encoding E3 ubiquitin-protein ligase SDIR1-like isoform X1 encodes the protein MGTLRLLLDQSFVKNILCSGRTDFGLWFIAGARESYFKIRYHHFRSLTSIIMSYVLRGSRIGVETGLPRFIQDRRLTRMQAGVRPVNNNSMAFLLTVLVLFMILNSHQMSPNFLIWLLLVVFLMVTSLRMYATCQQLQAEAHAHAAAASGLLGHTELRLHVPPSIALATRGRLQSLRLQLALLDREFDDLDYDALRALDSDNPPDVPSMTEEEINSLPAHKYKVLSGEGSNSGWKSNGSSFQQASSSSITTSEQKRLESGKLNGNFNSQEDELTCSVCLEQVNVGETVRSLPCLHQFHANCIDPWLRQQGTCPVCKHKVNSAWHMTGEDATDMV
- the LOC122024048 gene encoding E3 ubiquitin-protein ligase SDIR1-like isoform X6, giving the protein MSYVLRGSRIGVETGLPRFIQDRRLTRMQAGVRPVNNNSMAFLLTVLVLFMILNSHQMSPNFLIWLLLVVFLMVTSLRMYATCQQLQAEAHAHAAAASGLLGHTELRLHVPPSIALATRGRLQSLRLQLALLDREFDDLDYDALRALDSDNPPDVPSMTEEEINSLPAHKYKVLSGEGSNSGWKSNGSSFQQASSSSITTSEQKRLESGKLNGNFNSQEDELTCSVCLEQVNVGETVRSLPCLHQFHANCIDPWLRQQGTCPVCKHKVNSAWHMTGEDATDMV
- the LOC122024048 gene encoding E3 ubiquitin-protein ligase SDIR1-like isoform X4, with the translated sequence MFRQNRFWFKIFICLWFIAGARESYFKIRYHHFRSLTSIIMSYVLRGSRIGVETGLPRFIQDRRLTRMQAGVRPVNNNSMAFLLTVLVLFMILNSHQMSPNFLIWLLLVVFLMVTSLRMYATCQQLQAEAHAHAAAASGLLGHTELRLHVPPSIALATRGRLQSLRLQLALLDREFDDLDYDALRALDSDNPPDVPSMTEEEINSLPAHKYKVLSGEGSNSGWKSNGSSFQQASSSSITTSEQKRLESGKLNGNFNSQEDELTCSVCLEQVNVGETVRSLPCLHQFHANCIDPWLRQQGTCPVCKHKVNSAWHMTGEDATDMV
- the LOC122024048 gene encoding E3 ubiquitin-protein ligase SDIR1-like isoform X3, with amino-acid sequence MGTLRLLLDQSFVKNILCSGRTDFGLWFIAGARESYFKIRYHHFRSLTSIIMSYVLRGSRIGVETGLPRFIQDRRLTAGVRPVNNNSMAFLLTVLVLFMILNSHQMSPNFLIWLLLVVFLMVTSLRMYATCQQLQAEAHAHAAAASGLLGHTELRLHVPPSIALATRGRLQSLRLQLALLDREFDDLDYDALRALDSDNPPDVPSMTEEEINSLPAHKYKVLSGEGSNSGWKSNGSSFQQASSSSITTSEQKRLESGKLNGNFNSQEDELTCSVCLEQVNVGETVRSLPCLHQFHANCIDPWLRQQGTCPVCKHKVNSAWHMTGEDATDMV
- the LOC122024048 gene encoding E3 ubiquitin-protein ligase SDIR1-like isoform X2, with amino-acid sequence MGTLRLLLDQSFVKNILCSGRTDFGLWFIAGARESYFKIRYHHFRSLTSIIMSYVLRGSRIGVETGLPRFIQDRRLTRMQAGVRPVNNNSMAFLLTVLVLFMILNSHQMSPNFLIWLLLVVFLMVTSLRMYATCQQLQAEAHAHAAAASGLLGHTELRLHVPPSIALATRGRLQSLRLQLALLDREFDDLDYDALRALDSDNPPDVPSMTEEEINSLPAHKYKVLSGEGSNSGWKSNGSSFQQASSSSITTSEKRLESGKLNGNFNSQEDELTCSVCLEQVNVGETVRSLPCLHQFHANCIDPWLRQQGTCPVCKHKVNSAWHMTGEDATDMV